In the genome of Chrysiogenes arsenatis DSM 11915, the window TCGCCGGTGATGGGATGATCTAAGCCAACGGGCTTGAGTGGCCCATAGCGCAAGGTATCGACGCCACGGTCGGCCATTTCTTCGACGGGCATGCACCCTTCGAAGTGGATTTCCTTCTCAAAGTCGCGCGGCTTGACGCGCTCTCCCGTCACTAATGCCTGATGGAAATGGCGGTATTCTTCCTGATTCATGGGGCAATTCAGATAATCAGCGTCCCCTTTTCCGTAGCGTGCAGCGAAAAATGCTTTCGTCATATCGACGGTCGNACGATGGGGGCGATGGCGTCATAAAAGTAGAGGTGTTTGCCAAAAAGTGTTTCCAGCTCAGCGGCGAGAGCGGGTGATGCCAGCGGCCCCGGAGCGAGAATGGTTGGAGCGTTGGGAAGTGCGGCAAGGGTGCGAACTTCTTCGCGTTTGACGGTGATATTGGGGTGTGCCTCTATCTGCGCGGTAATGTCGTCCGCCAGCGCGACACGATCGACGGCTAAGGCGCCGCCAGCCGGAACTTGATGGCGCAGTGCGGCGGCAAAAATGTGAGATCGACCCTGTTCCAGCTCCCATTTCAAAATGCCGGGCGCGCATTCCATGCCTGTTCCACGCAACGAATTCGAGCAGAGCAGTTCGCAGAACTTATCTGTTGTGTGCGCTTCGGTCTGGACGCTGGGGCGCATTTCGTACAGGGTGACGGAGCAACCGGCGTGCGCGAGTGTGAGTGCGGCTTCGCTCCCTGCCAGCCCTGCGCCGACTACCGTAACGGCATAGCTTTTCAAAGTGATGCTCCAGCGTCGCTTTCGCGCAGTTCTTCAAGAAAGGTTGCCAATAAGCCCATCGTGCCATTGCCGCCGAGAACAATCAGGCGGCATTCGGCGGAGGCTTCAGGGCGAAGGTTTTCGCCATGCGCCCAACAGTTGCGGTAGTTAATCGCCAGTTCATTCACCTTTTCGGGAAAGTCGCTATTAATAAGGGCAAGTCCCGATTTAAATCGCTGTATAATGAATTTTCGGAAGGCTTCCATTGATCCCATGAGTTCATGTGGATTGCTTTCTTTCAATGCTTCGAGCACGTTGGCCATCTGTCCGAGCGAAAGGTTGATTTTTCCGGTCATGAAATTTGCCATGATTTTGAATTTTTCGTACTTCGTATCGACATCACCATACTGTTCTTTAAACGGGTAAAATAGGTGTGCTTTCAATTCTTTTTCGAGGACAAAGCAGTATTGAATTCCGGTTAAGCCAGTCGAAAAGTTGGCTTTTTCATATTTGCTTTCAAGGTACAGTGCTTGCAAAAGGAGTTCACGGCTTTCGCTTGCCAGCCGATCCCAATAGATACCCACAATATCGCGTGCGCTCCCTTCGATTTCCTGAAGGACTTGCGAATGGGTTTTGAAGTGCGGTAACAGGCGTTGCATTAAATCGTCAGCCAGATTATCCATTTCGTCTGGCGTTTGTGTCTGCGAGCCGATGCTGCGCAGCGCTTTTTGAAATTCTTTTTGCGAATTTTTTACGATCTTTCCTGCGCTTGTTACATCGTCACTTTGCACAAGATTAAATTCGCGCGCCATTTGCGCGGTGCGCCGTGAGAGTCTAAAAATCAGATTTTCTGCGATATCAACTTGTTGTTCGTAGCGTTGAATTTGCGCCATTGCTTCGTCTAAACCGCCTTGCATCCGTTGGCACCCTGCCAGATACCCCATGAGTTGGTGTGTGTGCACGGCATCTGGAGTTTGTTCGAGCGCTTGCTGCAGCAAGTCTTCTGCTTCTTGATAGTGGCTGGTTTCGATATAAATCAATGCCAGTTTTTGCTTGAGATCAAGGCTGGTTTCGCCATGCGCAATCGCTTGCAAGTAGTGCTCGATGGCACGGGTATCCTCTTCTATCATCATCAGACAGTTGCCAATGGCCTTATGAATTTGAGCCTGGATAGCGTCGTGGTTGATCGCAACTTGTTCGATACTTGTGCCATATCGTGCCAAAAGTGTAATTGCTGTTTGGTATTCGTTGATCGCTAATTCAAATTCATCAAGATTCAGGTAACAATCCCCAAGGAACATATGCAAAATGGGGGAATTGGGGATGGCACGGAGTGCCCGGATCATATGGCGACGACATTCGTCAAAGCGCCCTTGCGCCAAGAGTATCGTCCCCATCCCCATCCATGAACGTATCCAGGAAGGATTGACGCGCGTTTCCTGCGAAAAATACTCTAACGCCACATCATACGATTTTTGCGCGTACGCTGCTTCGCCAAGGGCAAAATACGAAGAGCCTTGAGGTAAAGTATTCTTTGTCGCTAAAACAGTTGCGTCAGTTATTTTATTTGATAGGTGAGTATCCATTTGTTATAACTCCATAAGCCCGATGTTTGGTTTTGTGCACCACAATAACCGCCTCGGGAGAAACTGTCCATCACCAGAGGTTTTACACGAATGCTAAAATATATCGCCAAGAAGATTTTGGGAACTAAAAATGACCGTGAAATAAAACGAATTCAACCCATTGTTGCTCAAGTTGCGGCATTTGAACCAGCACTCCTGACTCTTTCAGATGCCGAACTGGCAGCCAAAACCGTTGAATTCCGTTCCCGCTATCAAAATGGCGAATCGCTCGATGCGCTCCTCCCTGAAGCCTTTGCGGTTGTCCGCGAAGCATCGCGCCGCGTTCTTGATATGCGCCACTACGATGTGCAGATCATTGGCGGTATGGTACTCCACATGGGGCGGATATCGGAAATGAAAACTGGTGAAGGGAAAACACTGGTTGCGACGCTGGCTATTTACTTGAACGCCCTGAGTGGTAAAGGGGCGCATCTGGTAACTGTCAACGATTATCTGGCCAAGCGTGACGCGGAGTGGATGGGGCAGATTTACCGCTTTTTGGGGATGAGCGTTGGCATTATTGTCCATGGCTTGAGCGATGCCGAGCGCAAGGCGGCCTATGCTTGCGATATCACCTACGGCACAAATAATGAGCTTGGTTTTGACTATCTGCGTGACAATATGAAATTTGATATCCAGGACTACGTGCAACGTCCACTGCATTTTGCCATTGTCGATGAAGTTGACTCTATCTTGATTGACGAAGCGCGTACACCACTTATTATCAGTGGCCCGACCGATGATTCGACCGAATTATACTATGTTGTCGATCAGGTTGTCCGCAAGCTCACCAAAGAGGTTGATTTTACCGTCGACGAAAAAGCCCGCAACTCCGTGCTGACCGAAGACGGTGTCAAAAACGTTGAATCCCTGATGAAAATCGACAACCTCTACGATATGGGGAACGTGGCTATCTTGCACCACGTAGGGCAATCACTGCGCGCCCACTGGAACTATCAGCGCGATGTTGATTACATGGTAGATGAACAGGGCAAAGTCGTCATCGTCGACGAATTTACTGGCCGAGTGCTGGAAGGGCGTCGCTATTCAGACGGTCTGCACCAAGCTATTGAAGCCAAAGAAAAAGTGAAAATCGAACGCGAAAACCAGACACTTGCTACCATCACCTATCAGAATTTTTTCCGCCTGTACGAAAAAATCGCCGGGATGACTGGCACGGCCGATACCGAAGCCGCAGAATTCAAAAAGATTTACGACCTTGATGTTACCGTTATTCCAACCAACGTGCCCATGATTCGGAAGGATGCTTCGGATAAAGTATTTAAGACGAAAGAAGAAAAATTTGAAGCCGTGGTGGCGGAAATTAAAGAACACTAC includes:
- a CDS encoding tetratricopeptide repeat protein translates to MDTHLSNKITDATVLATKNTLPQGSSYFALGEAAYAQKSYDVALEYFSQETRVNPSWIRSWMGMGTILLAQGRFDECRRHMIRALRAIPNSPILHMFLGDCYLNLDEFELAINEYQTAITLLARYGTSIEQVAINHDAIQAQIHKAIGNCLMMIEEDTRAIEHYLQAIAHGETSLDLKQKLALIYIETSHYQEAEDLLQQALEQTPDAVHTHQLMGYLAGCQRMQGGLDEAMAQIQRYEQQVDIAENLIFRLSRRTAQMAREFNLVQSDDVTSAGKIVKNSQKEFQKALRSIGSQTQTPDEMDNLADDLMQRLLPHFKTHSQVLQEIEGSARDIVGIYWDRLASESRELLLQALYLESKYEKANFSTGLTGIQYCFVLEKELKAHLFYPFKEQYGDVDTKYEKFKIMANFMTGKINLSLGQMANVLEALKESNPHELMGSMEAFRKFIIQRFKSGLALINSDFPEKVNELAINYRNCWAHGENLRPEASAECRLIVLGGNGTMGLLATFLEELRESDAGASL
- the secA gene encoding preprotein translocase subunit SecA, with the translated sequence MLKYIAKKILGTKNDREIKRIQPIVAQVAAFEPALLTLSDAELAAKTVEFRSRYQNGESLDALLPEAFAVVREASRRVLDMRHYDVQIIGGMVLHMGRISEMKTGEGKTLVATLAIYLNALSGKGAHLVTVNDYLAKRDAEWMGQIYRFLGMSVGIIVHGLSDAERKAAYACDITYGTNNELGFDYLRDNMKFDIQDYVQRPLHFAIVDEVDSILIDEARTPLIISGPTDDSTELYYVVDQVVRKLTKEVDFTVDEKARNSVLTEDGVKNVESLMKIDNLYDMGNVAILHHVGQSLRAHWNYQRDVDYMVDEQGKVVIVDEFTGRVLEGRRYSDGLHQAIEAKEKVKIERENQTLATITYQNFFRLYEKIAGMTGTADTEAAEFKKIYDLDVTVIPTNVPMIRKDASDKVFKTKEEKFEAVVAEIKEHYESGQPVLVGTVAVETSEYLSNLLKKAKIPHNVLNAKNHAREAEIILNAGQKGMITIATNMAGRGTDIKLGEGVKELGGLHIIGTERHESRRIDNQLRGRAGRQGDPGSSRFFLSLEDDLMRIFGGDRIKTIMDKFGMERGEPIEHNLVSKAIENSQKKVENYHFEMRKHLLEYDDVMNQQRLIIYAYRRDILSGHHVDGMVEERIDQILNDIYQTHIPDGAFFADIDRKAVSESFTYFFNLTPDFGVFADNEKTIEVRERLRQQVIDSLKSKEDEAGVERFAELKRHLLLHIIDTTWKDHLLSMDRMKEGIGLRSYGQKNPLTEYKREAFELFDKMMHRIKEEVVRYMFRVEFRYDTEVPNETNPSATRQQRRQEERQKGKDSKRKGAMDPNQPCSCGSGIKYKLCCGAN